The DNA region TTAACAAGAGAAGGGAAGAGGGATTTTCAGGGAGCTGGGAAGTGATTCCCCCATTAAAATAAACATGGAACAGAAGAGCTCATGGAATAAAACCTGGAATGCTCTGGGCTGGAAGGAAATTTAGGAACAGATTCAGTTccacaccctgctctgtgccaactCCAGCCTCGCTCACAGCACCCCCATATCTCAACGATCcttgctggagctgctgtttggAGCCCCCAATCCCACATGCCAGCCCTGATCCCCCCAGGAAtgctgcccaggctgtcccaggccCTACCTTGGCACTGAACTGGTTGAGCTCCCCGTTCTCATGGCCAGCAATGATGAACTCCCCAAGGGGGCCCCACACGGCGCTGGTGATCTTGGAGTCGCTGCAGGGAATCTTCATGTAGGGCTCGTTGTTctctgggggagggaaaggggaaatCAGCACCCAGAGCCACCTCTGAGCCCTTTGTGCCCTCTGCCCAGCCTGCATTTGGGATTTTCCAGCATTTCAAGGCGAATTTTTATTTGTGGAGCTCAGATTTCCATGGCAGCATTTTGGAATCCCATAACGAAGAGGGAAGGAATTGTGTCCTTGCTTATGTGATCACCCCCCTCCCAGCAAAGAtatttttttagggaaaaaaaaaatcacccccaAGCACTCTCAGCAAAGAGATTTTTTAGGGAAATTCAATTTTCAAGAGCAGGAATTCAGGATGAACTCCCTGCTGCAGCATTCCCACAAATTGGCTCTTCCCTGTTCCTGATGCTCCTGAGGTAAAAGGGAGCTTTATAATCCCCCATAAAATTAAGATTTATCCTTTTATGTCCCATGCTCAgcttggatttgggattttccagcATTTCAAGGTGGATTCCTTGGTAGCTTTTATTTATGGAGCTCAGATttccagggggctcaggggctgcattTTAGAATCCCAtaaggaaggaggagaaggaattgTGTCCTTGCTGATGTGATCACCCCACAACCACTCCAAATCATCCAGCAAAGAGATTTCTTAGGGAAGTTTCTCTGCTCCACCCCTGAAAATATTCCAGGTCAGGTTAGAGCAACTTGGGCTAGGGGAAGGAATCCCTGCTCAGCTGGATTTGGGATCTTCCAGGATTTCAAGGGTGGATTTTTATTTATGGAGCTCAGATTTCTAGGGCAGCATTTTGAAATTCCATAAGGAAGGGGATGAAGGAATTGTGTCCTTGCTGATGTGATCACCTCCAACCACTCCAAATCATCCAGAAAAGAGATTTTTTAGGGAATCATcccctctgctccatccctggaaatgttccaggttAGAGCAACTTGGGCTAGGGAAAGGAATCCCTGCTGagctggatttgggattttccaggATTTCAAGGGTGGATTTTTATTTATGGAGCTCAGATTTCCAGGGCAGCATTTTGAAATCCCATAAGGAAGGGGATGAAGGAATTGTGTCCTTGCTGATGTGATCACCCCCAACCACTCCAAACCATCcacaaaagagatttttttaggGAAGCTTCTCTTGCTCCATCCTTGAAAATATTCCAGGTTCGAGCAACTTGGGCTGGGGAAAGGAATCCCTGCCCATGAGATTTAACCCCAAAAGCCCCAGTGGGACCCCAGAGGGGGCTCCCCTGGCCCCTCACCAATCTGGCTGGGGTCCCTGAGGTCGAAGAAGCTCACAAAGCACTGGTAGCCCATCTGCTTGTCCGTGGAGAACATGATGATGTTCCCTCCAAAGTCGAAGCCACACGTCCTCACGGCTGAGCTGGTCTTCACCAGGGCCAGCTGCTTCCCTGGGGGGCAGAGCAGGGGAAAAAGGGGTTTCATCATTAAAAACAGCCTGGGAGAGCATGGAATGGAAGCTGGAATGGAAGCTGGAATGATCTAGGTGGGAATTAAGGAATGGATTCAGTTCCAGGTCTCTGTGCTGTGCCAATTCCAGACTTGCACAGGGCAGCCTCAGATTTCAACAGGGAAAGAGGGATTTTCAGGGGAGCTGGGAAATGTTTTCCTCATTAAAAATATCATGGAATAGAACCCTGAAATGTTCTGGGTGGGAATTTAGGGATGGATTCAGTAACAGATCCCTGCTCTGTGTCAATTCCAGCCTCACTCAGGAGAGCCTCAGATTTTAACAGAGATGGGGAAAATGAGTTTTCAGGGAGCTGGGAAGTGATTCCATCCTTCAAAACACCCATGCTCATTAGGAGAAGGTGCTGGAATAGAATGGAACCTGGAATGATCTGGGTGGGAATTTAGGAGTGGATTCAGTTCCAGGTCTCTGTGCTGTGACAATTCCAGCCTCGCTCAGGGGAACACCAGATTTtaaaaaggggaggggaaggggaattttcagggagctgggaagggatttCCTCATTAAAAACACCTTGGGAGAACATGGAATGGAACCCTGGATTGGAGCTTGGAATGATCAGGGTGGGAATTTAGGAATGGATTCAGTTCCAGGTCTCTGTGCTGTGTCAGTTCCAGCCTCACTCAGGAGAACCTTAGATTTTAACAGAGATGGGGAAAAGGAATTTTCAGGGAGCTGGGAAATTATTCCCTCATTAAAAACAAACTGGGAGAGCATGGAATAAAATCCTGGAATGATTTGGAAGTGAATTTAGGAATGGATTCCGTTCCAGGTCCCTGCTCTGTGACAATTCCAGGCTCACTCAGGGGAACCTCAGATTTTAACAGAGCAGGGGAAGAGGAATTTTCAGGGAGCTGGGAAATGTTTTCCTCATTAAAAACATCTTGGGAGAACATGGAATGGAATCCTGGAATAATCTGGAAGTGAATTTAGGAGTGGATTCAGTTCCACACCCCTGCACTGAGGTGTCACTTCCAGCCTTGCTGGGGGAACCTCAGATTTTAACATGGGAGGGGAAGAGGAATTTTCAAAGTTCTGGGAAGTGATTCCCTCATTAAAAACAGCCTGGAGAGCATGGAATAAAATCCTGGAATGCTCTGGGTGGGAATTAAGGAGTGGATTCAGTTCCACACCCTGTGCTGAGGTGTCACTTCCAGCCTTGCTGGGGGAACCTCAGATTTTAACAGTGGAAGAGAAGAGGAATTTTCAGGGACCTGGGAAATGTCTTCCTCATGAAAAATAACATGGAATGGAATCCTGAAATGTTTTAGGTGGGAAGAAAATTTAGGAATGGGTTCAGTTCCACACCCTGTGCTGAGGTATCACTTCCAGCCTCGCTCAGAGGAGCCTcaaattttaaaagggaaaaggaattttCAGGGAGCTGGGAATGGATTCCCTCATTAAAAACAGCCTGGAGTAGAACCCTGGAATGCTCTGGAAGGCAATTTAGGAGTGGATTCAGTTCTACATCCCTGTGCTGAGGTGTCACTTCCAGCCTTGCTTGGGGCAGCCTCAGATTTTACCACGGGAGGGGAGgagtcccagcagtgtcccccaggcccagggatgtcccagactgtcccaggagtgtccccagagggaatttggggtgCTCTCACCTGTCTCACAGTCCCACAGGCGGCAGCTGTTGTCTGCAGAGCCGGTCAGGACGTgcctggtgtcccctgggccTCCATTAAGGGAAaatcagccccaaattcccctgccAGGGCACTCACAGAACGGTTCTGAAcccaaaaagggattttttttgggggggcaaaACCTCCCCCAGGGAAGGCAACACAGAGCCCAAGTGTTCCCATGGCAAAATCCCATAATTCCCTCAtgaaatttaaaagaaaaggttCAGGTTCTTACATTTAAACAGTTTTTCCACACTTTTATCTCTGCTGCCTGTGGAAAACCTTCCCAAATACCCAGagaagcagcaaaaggcacaACAAACCCAGATATCCATTGGGATGTTATTTCAAATGggaaaacacccaaaaaaaaggaaaagaagaggcaGCAGAAGAATTTAAATGCTGCTCTTGGAGAGGAAGATGAGAAGCAGCCGGGAGGAAGCACCGGGGATGATTCAGCCactaaaatatgaaataaaaccGGTTTGGGCATCAAAGGATACAGTCAGCATCCACACACCACACAGCTCCCGTGTGCCCATTGTAGGTCCCCAACCTCTCGCCGTTCACCGAATACCAAACATTGACAATCTGcgaggaaggggggaaaaaactaATTAAAATTAAGGACTAATTAATGGACGGTTAATTAGCGCGGGTGGGGAGCACTCACGGGATCCTTGGCCACGGTGAACAGCAGGTCTCCCTCGCGGTTGTATTTGATCTGAGTGATGGAGCGCTCATGGCCTTGCAGCAGGATGGGCTTCTGTAATTAATGATTAAATAATTAATGAGGGTGAGGATAGGGGGGGGTGAGCGCGGCCCCTGGTCCGAGGCTCCTGGGACGCGGGGGGTcggccaagccaagccaagccaagccaagccaagccaagccaagccaagccaagccaagccaagccgcCCCGCCGCGCCCAGGAGCCTCGGACCGGGGGTGCGGAGCCGGTGAATCTTCGGTGGCACCGAAACTCGCGGCCCCGAGCCCGCGGCCATCCCGCTCTCACCATGGCGGCCACGCTGAGGCCTCAGGGGGCGGCACTTCCGGGATGGCGGCGGCGCGCCGGAAATACGTTCCGGTATCCATGGTAACAGAGGGGCTTCCGGGAAAGCAGGAAGTATAACGGCGTTGCCATGGCGACCGCGGGTGAGGAGGGAGTGATGGCGGCGCGGGGAGGGTTTGGATGGGAaggggaaatgtggctgggaggGCTGAGGGGGTGCGAGGAGGGAGGGTCGGGCTCTTGTGGCAGGACGGGGACGTGGAATGgggaagggatttggggatcAGCCGGTCCCACGGACAAGGACAGCTGGCACCGGCCCGGGCTGCTCCGGGCTCATCCGGCCGGGCCTCGGGCACTGCCCGGTGCTGAGGGTGATGCCTGGAGAGGCTctctggaacagaggctggacagagttaaagaataaagtagggatttgtTAAAAGACCTTTAATTGATACACCTTGGGCCGTACTAGAGCCCGGCTGTGGCTACACCCAAGATAGACACCAAGTCACGAGTTTTCacgcttttataagttttggtccatttccatatgGGCTTCAGTGTCCAATTCCAGCTCAGGTtctgcagtcccaccctcccagtTTGTTCCCCTCCATTCCCTGCTGTTTGCACTTTTGGGGGCTGAGGCTGCAGCGGTGTgcttggttctggggctggaaaaggattgtgcTGCGGGACTGAGGAGAGGAAAAGGATTGTGCTGCGGGACTGAGGAGAGGAAAAGGATTGTGCTGTGggactgagctgtgaggagaacttgctaaaACACTTTATATAAAGTTCAGAGTCACACACTAAGGCACTGCAGAGTATGGAAAATAAAACACCTAAAACTGAAGGCATCAAGGGGGCTGAGGCCGGGCTGGCTCCATGGCTCTGACCCCGCTGTTCCCGGGGCTGAGGCCGGGCTGGCTCCCGGCTCTGACCCCGCCGTTCCCGGGGCCGGGCTGGCTCCCGGCTCTGACCCGCTGTTCCCGGGGCCGAGGCCGGGCTGGCTCCATGGCTCTGATCCCGCTGTTCCCGGGGCTGAGGCCGGGCTGGCTCCATGGCTCTGACCCCGCTGTTCCCGGGGCCGAGGCCGGGCTGGCTCCCGGCTCTGACCCCGCTGTtcccggggctggggccgggctgGCTGCCGGCTCTGACCCCGCCGTtcccggggctggggccgggctgGCTCCCGGCTCTGACCCCGTTGTTCCCGTGGCTGAGGCCGGGCTGGCTGCCGGCTCTGACCCCGCTGTTCCCGGGGCCGGGCTGGCTCCCGGCTCTGACCCCGTTGTTCCCGTGGCTGAGGCCGGGCTGGCTCCCGGCTCTGACCCCGCTGTTCCCGGGGCCGAGGCcgggctggctgccagctctgaccCCGCCGTTCCCCGCAGGGCAGGCGCTGGCCCTGGCGCTGGTGGCCGCGCTCTGGGGCGGGACCGGGCCGTTCCTGAGGGCCGCAGCCGCGGGCATGGAggagcagcggggccggggccgcctgCGGCAGCTGCTGGCCGAGCTGCGATTCCTCAGCCTCAACTGGCAGGTGAGAGCCCGCCTGGcattaattataaattataaatatcaTTATTGGCTTCTTTGTCATTGGTGTGTTGGCTTCTGCAAGTTATTGGTAATCACAGAGATCCTGATATAGTGCAGCTTGTAATCCCTTTTAACCGCTTTTTGGTATaagaaatataataaatataataaataatataataaatataataaataaaataaatatactatactataatatagtaacataataatgtaatataatatatattatatgtattatatatattatacataatatattgtattatatatagtttatatataatatattatatgtgtaatatattatatatataatatattacattatatatagtTTATTAAGtaatattaataaattaattaatatagaatgtatatttatatgttaattttaatataaattaatatataatgtatattatatattattatataattaatGTAAAACAGTTATATGTAACATAatgtaaatataatataatataatataatataatataatataatataatataatataatataatataatataatataatataatataatataatataatataatataatataatataatataatataatataatatatcaggtTTTGTACGCACCGAGTAGTTTATTTAAATAATAATGTGATAAATATAGCTTAGAGCTTCTCATACTATTCAAGTACAAACTATGTGctgttaaatattttatttgtgGAACTAACTCAGATAATAATGTAAAATAGCTCTGTAAATTCAATGTATTTGTGGACTGTCTTATCTGAATAATGAAATAACAATAACAAGGACCAGGACatcaagagataaagaaaactttgCTGAAAATTTGGTATCCTTGCTGAAACCCCAATATCCACAATTCCCCATGCTCAGGGGGTTATTCCTGCAGAATTCCCAcctctcccaggtgtcctgcaccaCAGAATCctcaaaaacaaaagaaaaaaaagagctcCAGGGTTTCTCAAAGGAAAGGGAAGATCAatccctgggctgctctgggtcaGGATTTtccctgccagagggaaaagAACCAACCTGGCCTGGAATTTGCCAGTCCTGGTGGAGGTTTGGTCACATCCACGGGCTCCTGCCCTCCTCCAGCACCACCTGCAGGCAGGGAAACCAGAGACACCAAAACCAGAGCCCTGGGAATGGGAAAAACCTCCAGGATTGAGGTCA from Melospiza melodia melodia isolate bMelMel2 chromosome 27, bMelMel2.pri, whole genome shotgun sequence includes:
- the EIF3I gene encoding eukaryotic translation initiation factor 3 subunit I isoform X1, with the translated sequence MVRAGWPRARGREFRCHRRFTGSAPPKPILLQGHERSITQIKYNREGDLLFTVAKDPIVNVWYSVNGERLGTYNGHTGAVWCVDADWDTRHVLTGSADNSCRLWDCETGKQLALVKTSSAVRTCGFDFGGNIIMFSTDKQMGYQCFVSFFDLRDPSQIENNEPYMKIPCSDSKITSAVWGPLGEFIIAGHENGELNQFSAKSGEQLSNIKEHTKQINDIQTSRDMTMFITASKDNTAKLFDCTSLEHLKTFRTERPVNSAALSPIFDHVVLGGGQEAMDVTTTSTRIGKFEARFFHLAFEEEFGRVKGHFGPINSVAFHPDGKSYSSGGEDGYVRIHYFDPQYFEFEFEA
- the EIF3I gene encoding eukaryotic translation initiation factor 3 subunit I isoform X2, whose product is MKPILLQGHERSITQIKYNREGDLLFTVAKDPIVNVWYSVNGERLGTYNGHTGAVWCVDADWDTRHVLTGSADNSCRLWDCETGKQLALVKTSSAVRTCGFDFGGNIIMFSTDKQMGYQCFVSFFDLRDPSQIENNEPYMKIPCSDSKITSAVWGPLGEFIIAGHENGELNQFSAKSGEQLSNIKEHTKQINDIQTSRDMTMFITASKDNTAKLFDCTSLEHLKTFRTERPVNSAALSPIFDHVVLGGGQEAMDVTTTSTRIGKFEARFFHLAFEEEFGRVKGHFGPINSVAFHPDGKSYSSGGEDGYVRIHYFDPQYFEFEFEA
- the TMEM234 gene encoding transmembrane protein 234, encoding MALTPLFPGPRPGWLPALTPLFPGLGPGWLPALTPPFPGLGPGWLPALTPLFPWLRPGWLPALTPLFPGPGWLPALTPLFPWLRPGWLPALTPLFPGPRPGWLPALTPPFPAGQALALALVAALWGGTGPFLRAAAAGMEEQRGRGRLRQLLAELRFLSLNWQYLVPFLLNQAGSLLFYLTLASTDLSLAVPLCNSLALVVTLVTGKILGEDIGGKRAVAGMLLTMLGVSLCLAGA